TTCGCTGGTATACCACCGCGTGGACATAAACTTCGTTCTGTGACCACCTCCTGGACATGGTTTTAATTTATCTGCTCCTCTTGTCTTTCGTGAGTTATGCCAAATGTGACATCCCCGTTCACTGTTTGAGTAGACATGTGGAGGGGAAGTGGGAGATTACCTTGGGCCTCCTCAAGGGGGAAAGCGACGGCCCTTCGATTTCGGGACAGGACTACGAATACGACTACGAGTGTGGCTACCGCCGTCCGGACGATTCCGTTTACCATGGTGtaatatacatgcacatCTGTACGCGTGTGCTACGTTGAAGCAGTGATCGTCTAGTTATGCCCTTTCAATTTTAATGCAGCAACATAtattctcccttttttttttttttttttttgcgtatcTTCCCCCCTCGCAGAGGAACTGGACCCTGATCACCTGAAGGGACGTTtcgaggagaaaaaaaaacaaattatccTATTTAACACAGACAGGAGCATAAACATAATCGAAAATGGGGATATAAATCCTGAGTACAGTGGGTTCTGGAGGATCGTGTACGATGAGGGGTTATACATGGAGCTGTATAAGCAGAATGACGAGAAGgagatttatttttcctttttcaagtttcaaagaaggaaggacacGTCTTATAGTTACTGCAACAGGTTGATCATGGGGGTAGTGAATGTATATCAGCTTAATGGCAGTGAAGGAGGTTCTTCTTCGGGGGTTCCCAGGATAGACCATTTGTCAGATCAGAATGTAGAAGGAGAGAAGGGGCCCCCAATGGAGGATGTTTTTCTCGTCAAAATGGAgcataaaggaaagaatgcgTTAAACCTCAAAAGGATTAATCTTTCCAAAGGGGGCTTCCATTTTATGGGATCAAAAGAAAGTGCACCGAAAAACGCAAACCATTCTATAGACTATTACAATGATAATTATACGCAGTTTGATTTCTTCACCATGAAGAGGTTTTGCTGGTATGGGAAGAAGGTGGGTACGCCTGATGAGCCTACGAACAAGATCCCCGTGGAGATCATTTCTCCTCTTGTGTTGGACCCAGACACCCACAACAAGAATTACGCCAATTTGAAGTTGAAGTGGGGAGGTGTCAATGGGGAGAAGACGAAGCAAGCGCATCACGAAGAGATAAATACCGACCAAACGATCACCCAATGGAGGGCCCTCCAAAAGCACACAAACAAATCACACAAAGGGGTAAAGCAGAACAGCATATTCAATACCTATCGTGAGAAGGAAGTCACCTTGGCACATTTTGACTGGACAAATGAAGCTGATGTGAGGAGGAGACTTAATGGGAACTGGGTTAAAGTTATCGACGAAGCGATAGACCAGAAGGAATGTGGGTCTTGTTACGCAAACTCAGCTGCGTTAATTATTAACAGTAGAGTGAGAATTAAATACAACTATATAAAAAACATCGACCTTCTATCCTTTAGCAACAAGCAGCTAGTCCTTTGCGACTTTTTCAACCAAGGATGTAATGGCGGCTACATTTATTTGTCCCTAAAATATGCGTATgagaattttctttttacaaatAAATGTTTTGTGAGGTACTCCTCTTTATATTTGAATAAGGACAAGAAGAATAGCTCGCTGTGTGATCGGTTTGATACGTTTAAGAGTTTTTTGAAGGAGGGTAACGGGGGGAACTGCCCAACTGCGCAGGTAGGGCCACCGCACAGACAAACCAAGCTAGTACGGCAGCACGAGTCTTTCAGGGGGAGTGAGGAAATGGATAAATCCTCTACCCAAGGTGAACATCACAAAGGGGGAATTTTTCACAacggggaaaataaacataCTGAGCGTCAAATGCACTATGTGCGTGATGTGCACGGTGGGGAAAACCTCCCCAGGGACGACGAGCTAAAAGAGGGCTACCTCCCAGTCGATGCCACCGTGAGGGATGCCAGCGAAGTGGACGTACTAAATCTACACGAGTGTGACGCGAAAGTCAAAGTGACAAAGTTTGAGTACCTAGATATAGAGGACGAAgaggatttaaaaaagtacCTATATCATAATGGCCCCGTAGCAGCAGCAATTGAGccttcaaaaaattttccttcttacaaGGAAGGCATTCTAACAGGGaagtttataaaaatgtcCGATGGGGGGGAGTCCAATGCGTATGTATGGAACAAGGTCGACCATGCTGTAGTTATAGTTGGGTGGGGAGAAGACACAgttgaaaatttgaaaaaaaaaaaaaaaaaaattcaccatTATTCAGGTCATCTGGACGCTTATTCTAGTGGAAAGGGGGGCTACACCTCAGGTAAAGTCGTTAAGTACTGGAAAATTCTGAACAGCTGGGGGACCAGCTGGGGGTACGACGGCtacttttacattttgcGCGATGAGAATTACTTCAGCATAAAGTCCTACCTGCTCGCGTGCGACGTGAGTTTGTTCATCAAGGGGGGGGATTAGATGGTGACGCAAGGGTGACGCCATGACAACGGGATGGTAATGTGAGGGTATAGTCAGGGCAAGCTCTCACACGCTCCGCGCTTGTGCGGGGGCCCTTTCGCCAAAAGTTACGCGCTTAACTGCGCGAGGAATTAAAGAAATTAAGTCGCACCGCTACATTGTTACACTGTTACACCGtgtgcgccttttttttgatacTGCACTTGGAACTTGTTAAAGCACTAGGTAGTTGCCACCTCTTTGTATTCGCTAAAAAGGCTCTCCTTTAGGGGAAGCTCGTCGTTCCCTTTTAGGTGGTGACCCCCCTGGGGGATTCCAAACTGGTGAGTTTCCTCTTCTCGAGGAAGCGCTTTAAGGATAACTTAATTTCTTCGTGGAGCTTCTGAAAGAGGATTTGAAAAATGGGGTTCTTCCCAGTGCCcaataaatttttgtaaacaAAATGGTACTTATCAAAATGGTTGTTCAGGAATAGTTGCAGTTGGAATGTATCATGGTGGTTCAATTCTACTTCTTCTACTTGCTTTTTCAGGGTCCTTCCAACTTGGTTTCTCCTATCTTCCAAGTGTGATCTGCTATGTCTGAGCCTTACAGCTGAGGTTGTTCGTAGTTCCATCGAATGGCTGCTATCACGTGCAACTGTCCCATTTGGGGGAATGGCTGCCCCCCCGGATGTGCCGGTTGGTAATTTTCTGCCCGGCGAAACAGCATTATTATAGAAGGAGTAGTAAGTTACGTGGTTGTTGAAGATATGAGTCAAGTTATAAATATGGACGTcattatttatgttaaaaatgtgcgtGTAATTTTTGAAGGCTTCAAAACAATTTACTTTCCTGTTATGGAATACGATGTCTGCGTTTATATTGGCGTGGACGTAGGATCGGTAGATACACATGTAGAGGAGTTCGCAGATATTTACTCTAAGCGTGCACTTATATTTGTACT
This region of Plasmodium coatneyi strain Hackeri chromosome 3, complete sequence genomic DNA includes:
- a CDS encoding Protease, producing the protein MVLIYLLLLSFVSYAKCDIPVHCLSRHVEGKWEITLGLLKGESDGPSISGQDYEYDYECGYRRPDDSVYHEELDPDHLKGRFEEKKKQIILFNTDRSINIIENGDINPEYSGFWRIVYDEGLYMELYKQNDEKEIYFSFFKFQRRKDTSYSYCNRLIMGVVNVYQLNGSEGGSSSGVPRIDHLSDQNVEGEKGPPMEDVFLVKMEHKGKNALNLKRINLSKGGFHFMGSKESAPKNANHSIDYYNDNYTQFDFFTMKRFCWYGKKVGTPDEPTNKIPVEIISPLVLDPDTHNKNYANLKLKWGGVNGEKTKQAHHEEINTDQTITQWRALQKHTNKSHKGVKQNSIFNTYREKEVTLAHFDWTNEADVRRRLNGNWVKVIDEAIDQKECGSCYANSAALIINSRVRIKYNYIKNIDLLSFSNKQLVLCDFFNQGCNGGYIYLSLKYAYENFLFTNKCFVRYSSLYLNKDKKNSSLCDRFDTFKSFLKEGNGGNCPTAQVGPPHRQTKLVRQHESFRGSEEMDKSSTQGEHHKGGIFHNGENKHTERQMHYVRDVHGGENLPRDDELKEGYLPVDATVRDASEVDVLNLHECDAKVKVTKFEYLDIEDEEDLKKYLYHNGPVAAAIEPSKNFPSYKEGILTGKFIKMSDGGESNAYVWNKVDHAVVIVGWGEDTVENLKKKKKKIHHYSGHLDAYSSGKGGYTSGKVVKYWKILNSWGTSWGYDGYFYILRDENYFSIKSYLLACDVSLFIKGGD